One genomic region from Rosa rugosa chromosome 1, drRosRugo1.1, whole genome shotgun sequence encodes:
- the LOC133726765 gene encoding uncharacterized protein LOC133726765, which translates to MDCNNFRKYSPDQVEDHLYANGMAKDYTKWTDHGENDDDFELEDDILESENEENVDVVVEMFNEFQAHDDRESQKLVPIMEENKFRRLMRDAEQELYPGCRKFSKLSFIVKLLHLKIMFHGSNKFFSALLELVKEALSDGNTCPRSHYESKKIIRDLGLSYDKINACKNDCVLFWEEYEDKLECPICQEPRYSFDNGKKKIPQKILRYFPLTPRLQRLFISKKTAVDMKWHKDKRPDNEYMRHPADSQVWKDFDLKHESFAMDSRNVRLGLSSDGFNPFGNLSTSYSMWPVFLVPYNLPPWKCMKDPYFMMSLLIPGPRAPGNDIDVFLQSLIKELKQLWEVGVDTYDAGSGHNFRLRAALLWTINDFPAYANFSGWSTKGKMACPTCNDQTPHQWLNNWQKIVYYDHRRFLPQNHRFKKNLEFNGKVEKRLKPALLSGDDAVRQLTHVSQPCFGKGKKRKRCADHLNWKKRSIFFYLPYWHTLKLRHNLDVMHIEKNICDNILGTLMDTEGKTKDSYKTRLDMEEMGIKSDLHPKCIDGVIKFRPAYYTFNTDETKGFCEFCSCTKLPDGMASNISNCVNSADSKIYGLKSHDCHIILQRLLPVALRGYLSKDVRDVIIKLCLFFKELTSKTLRLDVLERLDKDIVVLLYKSELNFPPSFFNIMTHLPIHLAYEAILSGPVQYRWMFPFERKMHNLKDYCRNKAQPEGSIAEGYCDCECLTFFSTYFRDVETKFNQVDRNHDVSERRMGSSVFTQNVKLLKGAVDDVLSLTDFARIRWYVLNNCDEEHKAELERQNIPNIGKEQQQKFHKWFLRRVQQMQVEGSTEDVESLLNLASGPQHEVARYSACIMVVIFKCDWLDLNARRGIQVDENQFTSVNFTKKWYMNDPFALACQTQQVYYLKDTKHGSNWRVVERSLPRGMYDFTEKETEVVDVGETSLHRDDIEMIVVDLNAKDSDAEDGDFNDEDNELMSYDDIKGDSA; encoded by the exons ATGGATTGCAATAATTTTCGTAAATATAGCCCAGACCAAGTTGAGGATCATTTATATGCAAATGGAATGGCTAAGGATTACACTAAGTGGACAGATCATGGAGAAAATGACGATGATTTTGAACTAGAAGATGACATTTTGGAATCTGAAAATGAAGAGAATGTTGATGTTGTAGTTGAAATGTTTAATGAATTCCAAGCTCATGATGATAGGGAATCTCAAAAACTTGTCCCTATTATGGAAGAAAATAAGTTTAGACGATTGATGAGGGATGCAGAGCAAGAATTATATCCTGGTTGTCGAAAATTCTCTAAATTATCCTTCATTGTAAAGCTGCTTCATTTAAAGATAATGTTTCATGGTAGCAACAAGTTCTTTTCAGCATTGCTTGAGTTAGTGAAAGAGGCATTATCTGATGGAAATACATGTCCTAGATCTCATTATGAATCAAAGAAGATTATACGAGACTTGGGTCTTAGTTATGACAAGATCAATGCATGTAAAAATGATTGTGTACTCTTTTGGGAGGAGTATGAAGATAAATTGGAGTGTCCGATATGTCAGGAACCTAGGTACTCTTTTGATaatgggaagaagaagattccCCAGAAAATCTTGAGATACTTTCCATTAACTCCAAGGCTGCAAAGATTATTTATATCGAAGAAAACGGCTGTAGATATGAAATGGCACAAGGATAAACGACCAGATAATGAGTATATGAGGCATCCTGCTGATTCTCAAGTGTGGAAGGACTTTGATCTAAAGCATGAGTCATTTGCTATGGATTCTCGCAATGTTAGGCTTGGATTATCATCTGATGGCTTTAATCCATTTGGTAATTTAAGTACCTCTTATAGCATGTGGCCTGTTTTTCTTGTTCCATACAATCTTCCGCCGTGGAAATGCATGAAAGATCCATACTTCATGATGTCATTGCTTATTCCTGGACCAAGAGCTCCTGGAAATGACATTGACGTGTTTCTACAATCGTTAATCAAAGAATTAAAGCAATTATGGGAGGTTGGGGTTGATACATATGATGCTGGTTCTGGACACAATTTCCGTTTAAGAGCTGCATTATTGTGGACAATAAACGACTTTCCTGCATATGCAAATTTTTCTGGATGGAGTACCAAAGGAAAAATGGCGTGTCCTACTTGCAATGACCAGACACCTCATCAATGGTTGAACAATTGGCAAAAAATTGTATATTATGATCATCGTCGTTTTCTGCCACAAAATCAcagattcaaaaaaaatttggagTTTAATGGTAAAGTTGAGAAGAGATTAAAACCTGCTTTATTATCAGGGGATGATGCGGTTCGCCAATTGACTCATGTTTCACAACCATGTTTTGGAAAGGGGAAGAAGAGAAAGCGTTGTGCTGATCATTTGAATTGGAAAAAACGAAGCATTTTCTTTTACTTACCCTATTGGCACACACTCAAGCTACGCCACAATCTTGATGTAATGCACAtagaaaaaaatatttgtgaTAATATTTTGGGTACATTGATGGACACTGAAGGTAAGACGAAGGACTCATATAAGACTCGTCTTGATATGGAAGAGATGGGCATCAAGTCTGATTTACACCCTAAATGTATTGATGGTGTGATTAAGTTTAGACCAGCATATTACACTTTTAATACAGATGAGACGAAGGGTTTTTGTGAGTTCTGTAGTTGTACGAAACTTCCAGATGGCATGGCTTCAAATATCTCTAATTGTGTGAACAGTGCTGATTCTAAGATTTATGGTTTGAAAAGTCACGATTGCCACATTATATTGCAGCGACTTCTTCCTGTTGCCTTGCGTGGGTACTTGTCTAAAGATGTTCGTGATGTCATTATAAAATTATGTTTATTCTTTAAGGAGTTGACTTCCAAGACTTTGAGATTGGATGTTTTAGAAAGACTAGATAAGGATATTGTTGTACTCCTATACAAGTCAGAGTTGAACTTCCCACCCTCATTTTTCAACATTATGACTCATTTGCCAATTCACTTGGCTTATGAGGCCATACTTTCTGGACCAGTACAATACCGATGGATGTTTCCATTTGAGAG AAAAATGCATAACTTAAAGGATTATTGTAGAAACAAAGCCCAGCCCGAAGGATCAATTGCGGAAGGTTATTGTGATTGTGAATGCCTGACATTTTTCTCCACGTACTTTCGTGATGTTGAGACAAAGTTTAACCAAGTAGACAGGAACCATGATGTAAGTGAGAGAAGGATGGGTTCATCTGTTTTCACACAGAATGTTAAGTTGTTAAAGGGAGCAGTTGATGATGTTCTTAGCCTAACTGACTTTGCAAGGATTCGATGGTATGTGCTGAATAATTGCGATGAA GAACATAAAGCAGAACTTGAGAGGCAAAATATTCCAAACATAGGAAAAGAACAACAACAGAAGTTTCATAAATGGTTTTTACGACGT GTTCAACAGATGCAAGTTGAGGGTTCAACAGAAGATGTTGAATCCTTACTAAACTTGGCCAGTGGACCTCAGCATGAAGTGGCACGATATAGTGCGTGTATAATG GTGGTCATTTTCAAGTGTGATTGGCTGGACCTCAATGCAAGAAGGGGAATTCAAGTTGATGAGAACCAGTTTACAAGtgttaattttaccaaaaaatggTATATGAATGATCCATTTGCATTGGCATGTCAAACACAGCAGGTATACTATTTGAAAGATACAAAGCATGGTAGTAATTGGCGTGTTGTAGAAAGGTCGCTGCCTAGAGGGATGTATGATTTTACAGAAAAAGAAACTGAAGTGG TTGATGTTGGAGAGACGTCATTACATAGAGATGACATAGAAATGATCGTTGTTGATTTGAATGCTAAAGATAGCGATGCAGAAGATGGCGACTTTAATGATGAAGATAATGAGTTGATGTCTTATGATGATATCAAGGGCGACTCTGCGTAA
- the LOC133726775 gene encoding uncharacterized protein LOC133726775, with product MLRSTSVKQGSTSINQGSTSIQQESTSTANPTEPTQVACSPTVEEITNTNSGAVCKKVRGETRCLELSKRKRDGVQLDIDIPKHTMRAVGTNCQFYITGMGCFVRKNVPLQIKKWSELSREDVALLIRHAREKFKLSNESHVDEAIEKHMMRYFTTWRYNLRKKFLKYDSIAEAVEN from the exons ATGCTAAGATCAACTTCTGTTAAGCAAGGGTCAACTTCTATTAACCAAGGATCAACTTCTATTCAACAAGAGTCAACTTCAACTGCAAATCCCACAGAGCCTACTCAAGTTGCTTGTTCTCCCACGGTAGAAGAGATCACTAATACTAATA GTGGTGCAGTTTGCAAGAAAGTGCGTGGTGAGACTCGATGTCTTGAGCTATCCAAGAGGAAGCGCGATGGTGTTCAACTTGATATTGATATTCCAAAGCATACTATGAGAGCTGTAGGAACAAATTGTCAATTCTACATTACAGGTATGGGGTGCTTTGTTCGAAAAAATGTTCCACTGCAAATTAAGAAGTGGTCTGAGCTCTCAAGAGAAGATGTTGCTTTGCTAATTCGCCATGCCCGT GAAAAATTCAAGTTGAGCAATGAGTCTCATGTGGATGAGGCAATTGAGAAACATATGATGAGATATTTTACCACTTGGCGCTATAATTTGCGTAAGAAATTTCTGAAATATGACTCAATAGCGGAAGCTGTAGAAAATTGA